From the genome of Campylobacter concisus:
TGCGGCAGTTGGTCTTTCTCACAGGCTAACACACAGGCCAAGTCAGCTAAGTGGTGGTGAGCAACAACGCCTTTGTATCGCACGCTCGCTCATAAACGATCCTGAAATTTTAATAGCAGATGAGCCAACTGGTAACCTTGATGAAGCAAATGAAAGAGTTATACTTGATCTATTTTGCAAGCTAAGAAAAGATGGCAAGACGATACTTCTAGTAACTCACAACCCTGATCTTGGCGAGTATGGCGATAAGATCGTCTATCTAAGACATGGTAAGCTAGAGAAAATTCGCACTATTGAAAACCCAAAGGTGCCAAATGAGATATAAAATTTTATTTTTATGTCTAGTCTCAGCCCTAGTTATGGGCTGCGTCAAGCAGTATGAGAAGCATCACATTACGCTAAATGACTCAAGCGGCATTGATACGCAGTTTTTTCCAACAGAAAAGAGGCTAAAGATAGGCGATAAGCCATATATGCTATTTTTCTTTGGCACTGACTGCGGAGTATGCAAGGCCGCTATACCTGATCTAAATACACTTGAAAAAGAGTATGGTAAAGAGGTTCAATTCATCGGTGTTTTAGGACCTAGTAAAGGCTTTGATAAAGATATTGAGCTTTTAAAAGAGCACAACATTACCTTTAAAACTACGAGTGATAAGGTTTCAGTTGATTACTTTAGCAAGGCAGTTGGTGGTGTCATGGGCGTGCCAGTTATCTATTTTTTTGATAAAGATGGTAAGATGCGATCAAAATTTATCGGTCTTACACCAAAAAGCGTACTTGAAAGTGCTATAAGATCGCTCTTGTAGGAGTGAATATGAAAAATTTCTTTTTATTTGTCTTGGCGGTATTTTTTATTGGATGTGCTAGTAGTACTCCAAATATCTCGGTTAAAACGAGCGATCCGATCTTTTTTACGCTTAATGAAGCAAATAAAAGCGTCTATGTAAATTTTAAAAATAGCGCGACCGGACAAGATGTAAATGCTGAAATTTTAAGCGAATTTGCAAAGGCTGGCTTTAGAAACGAACCAAATATCAAAAATGCCGACTTCATCATCCTTGGCGATGTGCAAAGCTTTTCTAGGATAATCAAAAGAGATCCTAGATTTTCGATGGGAATGGGATATGGCTTTGGTAGACCAAGCTTTGGCTTTGGCTACTCGATGTTTTTCCCATTTGGCTATTACGATGATGATGACTTTAGTACAAATAGCTACACTTATCACATGCAAGTAAGCGTGCTAGTGCGTCCAAAAAATGGTGGCGAAAAGGCGACAAATATCTCACTTATGCAAGCTGGTAATGTCTATTCTCCAAGCTACATTTGGCCATTTTTTAAAGAACGCCTAGCAAAACAGATCGTTAGCTTTTTTTATAATGTCTCGCAAAAATAGGAGAAATTAGTAAATTTAAAAGGATTTAAATGCTAGTTGATGGAAGCTATGAAATTTCATCTTGTGATGATATTGAACTTGGTATAAAAAGAAGTTCTCCTCTCCTTTCATTCCTGTTATGACAATGCCAAGGATGCAAAAGCTCTTTTGGTGATTATCCCTGGGCTTGTAGAAGACTCTGACCTTGGATATAGAGCTAATCTTATTCGGACTATGGCAGAGACTTATGATGTTGCATGCATTAGTGTGGATTATCACTGCATAGGTAACCGCCCACAGCTTGGGGCGAAATTTGGGCTTGATGATATAGATCGCGAAATCTTAACAAGAGAACTATCAAGCATAGGTATAAATTTACCAATTGATCTAAAAAGTATCGACTGCCACGAGAAGGTTGATTTGCTACTTAAATTTCTCAGCAAAGAGATTACTATTCGAAAAGAGAGAGATATTTTGCCGGCTGATTTTAGACTAAATGCTAGCATTACGATGGTACCAACAAAAAATGAATATCAAAATTTTGGCGTTATACAAGCAATGGATGTGCTAAATGCTGTGCTTTATACAAAAAATATATAAATAATGCTAAATTTGAACATCTGCCAGTGATAATGGTAGGCAGCTCACATGGTGGATATCTGGCACATATGTGTGCTAAGATCGCTCCATGGGCTAGTTGATGCCGTGATAGATAATAGCTCTTATGCCATATTTTTATGGCGTCTTATTGGCTTTGGTAAAGAGATAGATTTTACTAACTATTTTTGTTTTGGTACTGGCATTTTGTATCAAAATTTATATCTTTATTTTTTTGATAAGACCTACTGGACGCTTAATGAAAAATCACCATACTATTTTATTGACGCAAGAGAAGAGATAAGAAACATCCTAAATTTAGATCATTTAAATGTTCAAAGCGGCTATGAAAAGCCAATTTACGTGAGCTATCACTGTATTTGCGATAAAGAAATAGCTCCAGCAAAGGATAAAATCGAGCTTTAAGAGGCTCTTAAGAAGCTTAAATTTAACGCAACATTACATATGATAAAAGATGAGAGTGAGGTTGATGGCAAATTTATAAAGTCTCTAACGCATGGAATGGGGATGTCTTATAAACTACTTTTACAAAAAGAGCTTCCCAGTATGATGGAGAAAATTTTATCTCAAAAAAATAAAAAGAGTAGCAAGAGTATTGAGTATAAATGCGGCGATACGATCTATAAATTTAGTGAAGTCTTAGATCAAATAAATCTTGAAATTTTAGATATTGCTTAGTATTTAAAATAGTTAAAACTAGGCGCATAAACCTAGTTTTTATCAGTCATTATCTATCTCAAAGTCGTAAAATTCGCTTTTATACTCAACATTTCCTATTTTGCTGTATTGTATAAGAGCTGCTTTTATATTATCTATCTGCTGATACATTAGGCCAAGAGCTATTCTATTTTCGATAGCACTAGCATCATTTAGTTTTGTTAGCTCTAAAAGTGCGATCGCGTTTGATACTTTTCCAGCTCCTGTTGCAGCCACAGATGCTAAAAATAATGTGCTAGCGTCATTTACTTTAAACTCATCGATTGCTTGATTATAAAGTTTATAGCTCTCCTCAAAATCGTTTGTAAAGATATCGACATAGGCTAGAGTTTGGATCAAATTTATATTCTTTGGAGCATTTTTTAGCTCAGCTCTTAACTTATCACGCTCTCTTGTAAGTAAGCCCGAAATTTGAAGTAGCTTGATGTATTGTTTTTTGATGATATCAGCGCCGTGATAGAAAGCGTTTGAATCAAGCTGCTTACCATTAAAGTGAATTTGTATCGCTTTTGCATACTCTTTGACATTTTGCTCTTTGTTTTTCGAGATGAAATTTAAGATATTTGCAATAATATCATTTGGCAAAATTTTTAGTAGTTCATCAGCTTTCTTTGCCATTAGCTCATCATTGTTTGTTACTTTTGCGATGATGATATCAAAGGCTAAATTTAGCATTGTCTGCTCTTTTGGCTCTTCAAGCCACCTTATCATCGCACTTTGGTTGCCGCTAACCAGGCTTAGAAGCGAGGCATATAAATTTACAGGCTTTAAACTCTTGTCATTTTCTAAATTTTCGCCGATCTCTTCAATGAGTTTTGGGTTTAAATTTCTATTTATATCTAGACAAATCGCCCCAAAAATACCTGCAAGATGGTTATTTACATCCTGGTGATAGCTTGCTATGAAGTGTTTTGCAGCAAGGCTAAAATTTCCAAGCTGAGCATAACTTAGGGCGAGGTTGTATTGTAAGATAGAGTGATTTGGATAAGTGCTGGCTAGCTCTTCAAACTCTTTATTTGCTTCTTTTAAGCGATAGCTTAGTGCTTTTGCAATAGCTTCACTAAGTTTTGCATTTACTTTTGAAGCAGCTGCACTTTGGCTAAGATAGTCATTTGCTGCTGATGTATCGTCTAAAAAGACGCTAACACCGCCTTTTCTTATCTGCTCGATGCTCTGTTTTGCATCAAAGACCTTGTAAGGCGCGAAGTAAAAAAGCGTCTCATAGCGCCTTGTTCTATCAAAAAAAATATCATCGCTAAAGTGTGCCTGAGCTAGGCTGACATCAAAAAGATCAGGCTTTAGTATCGTTTTTATCTTGTAAATTTTGCTTGGCAAAGAAGCATTGTAGTCGTAAACATCTTTGATAAATGCAGCCGCGTCGCCGTAGTCAGAAGTTTTTAGATCAATTAGCGCCTCAGTCATCTTGATAAGATCGATATTTGGCGTATTTTTAGAAGCTTTTGTTAAATAATCCCTTGCCTTGTCGTATTTGCCAAGTCTTGCATAAAGTTGAGCTAGCGTGAAGTCGGCCTTAAATGCCTTTTGGCTCTCAAGCTTAGCTATTGCTCTTTCATCATCTCCAAGGAGTGATAAAATTTTTGCACTTAAATATGCATATTCGTTTTTATAATCTGCAGTATTTGGATGAGAAAGTGCTTGAAGCGCCTCGTAATAGTTGCCTTTATAGTAGTTTATAAGCGCGTAGTAATAGCTATAAAGTGGCGAGTTGTTTTCATACTGCAAAAATGAATCCGCAAGTCCTATATAGTAGTTAAAATTTTTAGTGTTATTTAGCTCAAGTGAGCAAACAGCAGCATTTATGGCGCTAACTGCTGTGTTTTCTCTATCGGTTATAGCTTTGTTAAAAGATACGATCGCCTCATCACATCTTTCTTGTTTCATCTGCGAAACGCCGAGGTTATAGTTTGAGAGAGATTGGTTATAAACAGCTACGTTTTCATAAATTTTTAGAGCCTCAAATTTATTGCCACGCTCATAAAGCTGATTGGCTTTATTTATCATTTCATCGATCTTTGAAGCGCCAAAATTTTGCGTTTGGTAGTTGTTTTCTATATTTTTTACGATACTTGCAGTATCTATGTTCTCTTTTTTGTCTTTCTTTAGCAAGACAACTAGTAAAACCACTATTAAGATGATAAGCACTAGAGCGACCACGCCTGCTATTATAAAGAGCTTTTTATTGCTCTTTTTTACAGGGATTGGCTCTGGGATACTCTCATCTTGTAGCACGCCTTCACTTGCGATGCTCTCAAGCGAGACGATCTCTTCAGGCGCTTCGGTTTTTGCCTCTTCAGGCGCTTCTTGCTCTGCTTGCTCGCCAGGTGGTTTTAAAACTACAACCTCTTCTTCAGCCACTACATATACCTTTTAAGAACTTCTGGAATTTCAATAGTGCCATCTGCTTTTTGGTAGTTCTCTATGATGGCAATAAGGGTCCTGCCCACAGCTAGACTCGAGCCATTTAGCGTATTTACAAGCATATTTTTCTTGCCATCTTTAAAGCGAATTTTTGCACGCCTTGCTTGAAAATCACGAGTATTGGAAATAGAGCTAATCTCTCTATATTTACCTTGACCAGGTAGCCAAACCTCAAGGTCTATCGTCTTTGCCGCGCTAAAGCCAAGATCGCCACTGCAAAGAAGCATATGGCGGTGAGGAAGTCCAAGGCTAGTTAGTAGATCGCTTGCGCACGATACCATCTCATTTAGCACGTCTTCGCTTTGATCAGGTCTTGTGATACTTACTAGCTCGACCTTTTCAAACTGGTGCTGGCGGATCATACCTCTTGTGTCACGTCCTGCTGAGCCTGCCTCTTGGCGGAAGCATGCTGAGTAGCAAGTCATCTTTATAGGTAACTGCTCAGCTTCAATGATCGTGTCATTGTATAAATTCGTCACAGGTACTTCGCTGGTTGGGATGAGATAGAGGTCTTCGTCACGCACTTTGTAAAGATCCTCTTCAAATTTAGGCAGCTGACCGGTGCCGAAAAGAGTGTTTGAGCTTACTAGATAAGGGACATTTACAAGCTCAAAGCCACGCACGCTGTTAAAGTCGATCATGTAATTAACAAGCGCTCTACTAAGCCTTGCTCCCATGCCACGAAGCACGGTAAAGCGAGATCCTGAGAGCTTTGCGCCCCTTTCAAAGTCAAGCCAACCAAGGCTCTCACCTAGCTCCCAGTGCTCTTTTGGCGTAAAGCTAAATTTAGTTGGCTCAAGCACCGTTTTGATGCAGACATTATCGTCTTCGTCCTTACCAAATGGCACGTCATCATCGGTGATATTTGGCACATTAAATGAAATTTGTTCAAGCTTTTCTTCATATTGTTTAACGATCTCATCGGCGTCAGCAAGGGCAGCTTTGTTTAAATTTAGCTCATTTTTAAGCTCGCTTACATCTTCGCCAGCTCTTGCCTTTATGCCAAGCTCTTTGCTCTTTGCGTTTTGGATCGCTTGGAAATTTTCAAGTGCTTTGCGCTTTTGTTTTAGCTCGTTAAAAGTTTGTAAAAGCTCGTCAAGTAGCCCAGCTTTTACATTTTTGCCCTCAAGTTTTTTTACAAATTCATCGTAATTTGTCTCGAGTAGTTTTAAATTTATCATCCTATATCCTTAAACCATAAACATAACTTTTGCAAAAAGTACTATAAAAACTGCCGCTGTTAGCGCAAATGGGTGAATGTTGCCAAGTGGGCTAGGGCGTTTAAATATAAATTTGCAGCTCAAATTTGTTATAACCGCAGCTACGATTAGCATCGCTAAGAAAAATTTGATCATAAAAATGATTTGTAAATTTGTCTCAAAGTAGCCTCCAGCCTTTGATCCGACCCAGCTACTCATCATCATGCCTCCAGTTAATACCAAAAGCAAGATACAAAGTGGCATTATCTTAATAGCAACTGAACCGATAGCTTGTTTTGTCTTTTGAGCAAGCTCAGGTGGCATTTTTTTACAAGCTGCCTTAAAAATGATTACATCAAAAAAGAGGTAACCAACAAAGATGATTGCACAAAAAAGATGAACTATCTGTGCGTATGGATATAAATTTTGCATATTTTTCCTTTATTAATAAATTCCGACTGCTTCACGAACTTTTTTTATTGTTGTTTGAGCAACATTACTTGCCTTTTTGGCTCCTATTTCTAAAATTCCAGACACTTCGTCAGGATTATTTTGATAATGCTCAAATTTCTCTCTCGCATCTTTAAAATAGTCCCAAATAAGCTCATTTAGATAAGCTTTAAAGTGCCCATGACCCTCGCCACCACGCTCATATCTAGCTTGAAGCTCTTTTTGCCCACTCTCGTCTAAGAAAAGTTTGGCGATATTATAGACGTTGCAGTTTTGCCACTGTTTTGGCTCTTCAAGCGGTGTGCCGTCTGTCACGATGCTAGAAATTTGCTTTTTAAGCGTTTTAGCATCGGCAAAGATGTCGATTGTATTGCCATAGCTTTTGCTCATCTTTTCGCCGTTTGTGCCAGGCACGGTGGCGACATTTTCATCGATCTTTGCCTCAGGCAATGTAAAAATTTCTCCATGCTCGTTGTTAAATTTTATCGCGATATCACGAGCGATCTCTACGTGCTGGATCTGGTCTTTGCCCACAGGTACGACCTGCGCATTATAAAGCAAAATGTCAGCTGCCATTAAACAGGATAGCTAAAGAGGCCGTGGTGTGAACTAAGACCTTTTGCGACTTTATCTTTGTAACTATGCGCGCGCTCAAGTAGGCCCATAGGCGTGTGCTGACTTAGCACCCAGTAAAGCTCAAGCACGTCTTTAACGTCACTTTGCACCCAAAATATGCTCTTGTTTGGATCGATCCCAAGTGCCAAAAACGCACACGCAGCCTCAAAAGTGTTTTGCTTTAGGGCTTTGGCCTCGCTAAGGCTCGTCATCGCGTGGTAGTTTGCTATAAACATAAACATCTCATTTTGCTCTTGCATATCAACCATCTGCTTTATCGAGGCAAAGTAGTTGCCAAGGTGTAGTTTGCCGGAGGGTTGGAGGCCGGTTAATACTCTCATCTTATCCTTTCAAATTTTGGCTTTTTCTCGTGAGCGCTTTTGATAGAGATTTGAAATTTTAAGCTTTCGGCAGACTATGTGTCTAGCCTCGGCTTAAAATTTCTACACAACTCTCGTCGCTTTAGCGTTGCGAACAAAGAGAAGCAAAAAATCATCTCGCGATACTTCACCAAAAATACTTTTTAAATTTTAACGTTACATTAGAGTTTTTGTATCTAATCTAATCTTAAAATTTAACTGGCAGACCATACGTCTAGCCTTTGCTTAAAAACAAAATTTCGCCTTGCCTAAACAAAAAATTCTTTGCCAAAATGTTTAAATTTTAACATTAGGACAGATATTTTTATCTAGTCTAATCTTAAAATTTAGCTTAGCAGGCTAAATGCCTAGCTTTGATTAAAATTTGACTGCGCAATATTTAATTTTTCCCAAACACTTTGCCAAAATTTCTAACTACAAAACGTTAAATTTAGCTCAAACATTTCAAAATTTTAACACCACGCGAGATAGCCATCCAGCCTGATCTTGAAATTTATCGTTGCAAGCAGTATTTCCACCACTTTACAACTAAATCTTTAAAAGCATCCTTATCTCTTTCACGATTTGCTTTGGAGTTTTACCCTCGACTTCGACGATGTAATCAGCCTTTTTCTCATAAAGCTCCTCTCGCTCCAGATGCAATGCCTCAGCTCTTTTTAGATCACTTAAAAGTGGACGTTTGGCAAGCTTTTTCTCGCTATTTTTGCTATTTTTTAGCCTTTGCATGATCGCGTCAAAACTAGCTTTTAGATAGATCACGGTGCCGATCTTATTTAAATTTTTAACCTTTGCAAAGCCTCCGCCAGTTGAGATGATTGCATTTTTGACATTTGTTGCTAGAAATTTAGCCAGATCTTTTTCAAGCTGCCTAAAATGCTCCTCTCCGTACTCTTCAAAGATAGCTTTTATCTTCATATTTTGTGAGCTCTCTAGCAGGTCGTCGCAGTCAAGGTTCATCGTCTTTAGTGCCTTGCTTAGCGCCCTTGCGGTCGTACCCTTGCCAACGCCCATAAATCCTATCAAAACGATATTATTGTTCTTTGTTTTCATCGCTCTCTCCACGTTTTTTAGGGATTAGCACGATAGGCACGCCAGTTAGATTAAAGCTCTCTCTAAGCTTATTTGTTAAATAGCGTTTGTAGCTAAAGTGCAGGCATTTTGGACGGTTCATAATGAGCGCTATCATGATAGGTGCTGTCTTAAACTGCACTGCGTAGTAGATTTTCACAACTCTGCCTTTATCTCGTGGCAGTGGGTGCGCTTTGGTCGCTTCGCCGATCACTTCATTTAGCTTTGAAGTTTGAATTTTTTGAGTGTAGTTTTTATAAATTTCAACTATAAGCGGATAAATTTTATACACTCTTTTGCCACCAAGTGCCGAGACGCTAATTATCGGCGCGTATACTAAGAATTTAAACCTATCCTTTATCTCTTTGCAAAGCTCGTCAAATTCTTCGCTGCTTTTGTCCCATTTGTTTAGCACGATGATGACGCCAAGCTCAAATTTTGAGGCGATGCCAGCGATACGCTCATCAAGCTCGGTTAGTGGCTCAGAGCTATCAAGCACGAGTAGTGCAACGTCTGTCTCTTCTAAAATTTTCTCAGTTCTATTTAGTGCGTATCTCTCGATACCCTCGATCTTGCCGCGCTTTCTAATACCAGCAGTATCGACAAACTCAAAAACCCTGCCATCATGCTCATAAATTTCATTTACTGGGTCAATCGTAGTGCCTGCTACGTCGCTAACGACGGCGCGACTCTCTTTTACAAGTGCGTTTAGAAGTGAGCTTTTGCCGACATTTACGCGGCCTATGATGCCAACTCTGATGTTTTTGCTCTCATAGTCTATCTCGTCGCTTAGCTCGCCCTCGTCGTTATAGTTTTCTAAAAAGTCATCAAAATCTTCACTCGTATCGGCCTTTATCTGCACTTTATCTTCTAAGTGCTTTGCTAGCCACATGCTAAGCTCATCAACGCCTGTGTTGTGACTTACGGAAATTCCAAAGGAATTTTTCGCGCCAAAGCTTATAAATTCCCACTCCCTTTGCTCATTTTTTTTGCTGTCTATTTTATTGATGACTAGAGCGATTGGTAAATTTAGCTTGCTAAGCTCGTAAAAAATGGCTCTATCCTCATCATCTGGCATCATTTTGCCATCGACCATGTAGAGGATAACGTCTGAGTTTTTAGCCTCTGCTAAGGTCTTTGCTTTTACGTTTTTAAAAAGCTCGCTGCTATCATCAAGCCCGCCGCTGTCGATTAATATACACTCTTTGCCCTCAACTTCGATCTTAGCTTTGTTTGTATCTCTTGTAGTGCCGCTAACGTCGCTTGTTATGGCGATGCGTCTTCTTGCTAAGCGGTTAAAAAGTGAGCTTTTGCCGACATTTGGCTTGCCTACTAATATTACTTTTTGCAAATTTTGTCCTTTTTATGATGGCTGATTATACAAATTTTTGACTTATATAAAGTATAAAATTACGCTTAAAAGCGCCGAAATAAAAGAAAAAATCAACCAAAATTTAAGCCATTTTTTATTAAAATGAGTGCTTTAAATTTAGAGGTTTTGCGATGTTAAAAAGGTTTTATATTTCACATCTTGGCATTTTTTATATGCTCTTTGCTTGCTTTATGTTTGCCGTGACTGGCGCATTTGCAAAGTATCTGAGCAAAGATATGCCTTCTATCGAAGTTGTTTTTTTTAGAAATTTGATCGGACTTTTCATTGTCATCTACGCCATCTATAAATTTCCATTTAAACAAACTGGTGGGCACTTTTTCTTGCTGATGTTTCGCGGTTTTGTGGGCACGGTGGCGCTTTTTGCCTTTTTTTACAACGTCGCGCACGTAAATTTAGCCACAGCCTTTACCTTTCAAAAGACAAACCCGATATTTACAGCCATTCTCGCAGCTATCGTGTTTAAGGAGCGGCTAAGCTCGCTTGGCTGGTTTGCTGTCTTTTTGGGATTTGGCGGGATTTTGCTTGTTATCCAGCCAAATTTAGGTATCAATAAAACCGATATCATCGGCATTTGGAGCGGCCTTGGAGCGGCTATTGCCTACACAAGTGTCAAGGAGCTAAACAAGAGCTATGGCACAAACGTGATCGTGCTAAGCTTTATGCTTTGGGGCTCGTTTTTGCCGCTTATTTGCATGGGGATGGCTGAGTTTTTTACTTATGAGCCTCTGGATTTTTTATTTTCTAAATTTGCTATGCCAAGCTGGCACAATGTCGTTTTTATCTTGCTAATGGGGCTTAGTGGCTACTATTTTCAGGCGTTTATGACAAAGGCATTTGCAGTTGGCAAAAAGGCTGGAGTGATCGCCGCGGTTAGCTACGCAGACGTTATTTTTACACTTATTATTGGCTATTTTATGGGCGATGCGTTACCAAATCACTTGGCACTTTTAGGCATCTTGCTAGTAATAGTGAGTGGAATTTTAGTTGTGAAAGAAAAATAAAGGAGAAAAAATGATATTAATAGCAGGGCCTTGCGTCATAGAAAGCGAGCAGCTCGTTTTCGACGTGGCAAAAAGGCTAGTTAAATTTAACGAAGATAAGCGGATAGATTTTTATTTCAAATCAAGCTTTGATAAGGCGAATCGCACGAGTATAAGCTCGTTTCGCGGGCCCGGACTTGAAAAAGGGTGCGAAATTTTAGCTAAGGTAAAAAAGGAATTCGGCTTTAAAATTTTAACCGATATCCACGAGAGCTACCAGGCCGCGCCTGTTGGCGAAGTGGCCGACGTGCTGCAAATCCCCGCGTTTTTATGCCGTCAGACCGATCTGCTCGTAGCTGCGGCTAAGACAAAGGCGGTCGTAAATATCAAAAAAGGGCAGTTTTTAGCAGCCTCTGCGATGAAACACTCGGTCAAAAAAGTGCTAGAAACGCGCGGCGTAAAGGGCGAGGGATACGAGGTCGCTAAACAAAACGGCGTGTGGCTAACGGAGCGAGGCAGCACCTTTGGCTACGGAAATTTAGTCGTAGATATGCGAAATTTGGTGCTGATGAGGGAGTTTGCGCCGGTGATTTTCGACGCGACGCATAGCGTGCAGATGCCGTCGGCTTTGGGCGAGAAAAGCGGCGGAGACGCGAGATTTGTGCCCTATCTAGCGCGAGCTGCGGCGGCTGCCGGCGTGGACGGATTTTTTTACGAGACGCACGTAAATCCTTGCGAGGCGCTTTGCGACGGGCCTAATATGCTAAATTTGGACGAGCTAGACGCAAATATCGATCAAATTTTTAAGATAAAGCAAGCTCTTGGCGATGCAAACTAAGGGCTTTTTGTGGGTATTAGGCGGCGCGGTCGCCGAGTGCGGCTGGGCGTACGGGCTAAAACACGCCCAAGATGCCGTAGGATTCGCGCTTACTGCCGCGTTAGTCTGCGTTAGCTTCGTATCGTTTATAAAGGCTTTAAAATACATCCCCGTTAGCGTCGCATATACCGTATTTGTGGGATTTGGAGCGTTTTTTATCGTGGTCGCCGAAAGCGTTAGCGAATACGGCTCAAGCGGCCAGGCGCCAGATCCCTTGCGGCTATTTTTCATAGCGACGCTAGTTGCAGGCGTACTGGGGCTAAAAAGGCTAAAATCTTGATGCACGTTTTAGCTCTTTTAGCAGCGGGATGCTGCGAGGTTTTGGGCGTGTTTTTTCTAACGAAATTTCAAAAAAGCGTCGGCGTGAAAAAGGCGGCGAATTTTTTGATTTTAACCGCGAATTTCGCCCTTTCGCTCTGGCTTTTGAGCTATGCGATGCAGGCGATGGCGATGTCGGTGGCGTACGCGATTTGGACGGGCATCGGAGCGATCGGAGCCGTGGGCGTCGGAGTGGTTTTTAACGGCGAAAAAATGAGCGCGCAAAAGGCGTTTTATCTATCGCTAATAACGCTAAACGCGGTAATGTTAAAGATAATTTAAATAATTTAATAGTTAGAAATAATAAATTTAAACGACATAAAACGTGCGATTAAACATAGACTAAAAACTGTAAAATAGGACAACAATGCAATTTGGAACGCAAAGAGTTAGTGAAGACACCATAAGACAATATGCGGCAAATCTACTAAACTTTCAAGACGATAAAAACGCCAAGAGCGGTACTGGACAAATTACTACGTTTAACGAGCTAGGCTTTGACGGTATTTTAAAAAAGCCTGACGGTTGGTATTTTCCGCACAACGAAAACGATACTGCTATTATTTTAGAAACCAAGGCTTATGAACCCAATTCAAATTTAAGCTTAAATTTGCCGCAACTTCAAGAATATATAGAGATTGCTCAAACTAAATACAACCAAGTCGTCGGGATTTTATATAACGGTAATGAAGCGATAATTTATAAAAATGACAAATTTTACCGTGAGGATAATGAGCTTTTTAGTAAAGATTATTATCTGAAGCTTTTTACTCAAAGCAGTATAGATAAGCCTAAAATTTATTCTTGTACTAAGTCGATAAACGATAATCTGCATGTAAATTTCGGCATAAACAATCTAAAACATCGGATGATTTTCACCGCTTGCGCTTTGGTGGCAGATAGAAAAGGCGCTAATTTAAAA
Proteins encoded in this window:
- a CDS encoding chaperonin — protein: MQTKGFLWVLGGAVAECGWAYGLKHAQDAVGFALTAALVCVSFVSFIKALKYIPVSVAYTVFVGFGAFFIVVAESVSEYGSSGQAPDPLRLFFIATLVAGVLGLKRLKS
- a CDS encoding multidrug transporter is translated as MHVLALLAAGCCEVLGVFFLTKFQKSVGVKKAANFLILTANFALSLWLLSYAMQAMAMSVAYAIWTGIGAIGAVGVGVVFNGEKMSAQKAFYLSLITLNAVMLKII